One part of the Plasmodium cynomolgi strain B DNA, chromosome 3, whole genome shotgun sequence genome encodes these proteins:
- a CDS encoding hypothetical protein (putative) — protein MGVLKLKSDKKKREKAKETKIDYAKCLKRTKIKEKIIRKDTEDEFDLSIFAKTDHASNKIRQLNYAKLVKAIRKNKNLIANHVQKILEIYGKGIIDDDENVRNYSSKIFYHLVNSHIDFDVFHSKIKTCLFHSLKIGRVPLKVLNLELCHSFFFTKIHYCHKFFYEFLSNILGCFVSLPIEKQVTTVKYFFLLFKHKGRFKRGGRNLPSGVKQQGRSGSVEETSIDIAEEGGPLHGEEIPDDESRGDPDNCYEFIIRTNKRNSCNDPFLLKKETKTSIPVATKMEIYTKLLKCLYNFMDEVVYNSINVDLIHLYTKILKVITFIMKKKKTILKQEMMILINNFLHRAMGVINEHAAELSSCKKVLNMIYYFFLLVLSLCGKEMNNFEDANRKVPINYVGLVKYCLSIYFYALLRCEFFTVENPEQQRSGGAPNGDVKRGNDSFHHSEGRSHTEVSTHVVNNFCDGKRKKGTQKNMEKYARKYFHLLVCLYEMFIHRKDKKTVWQDGASHEGKASGKNTDQREKSNNSNIAYSNAERIIKLVEKKVHMYENGREVRVLCGLVLKYLSNFSQSSIDQMDQFCYFVIILAQQANGGVNQPDYGVPHVGERLSTFQEENTQQNSYQWRSADHLDEGGSQNRRSSFPFLTTPFMFVLLADCECFINNNFFDTFFETFNEEERSRTMEAISFVQNGGSTINIVTRQTFDCFVGKLFSILYSYNNAIFVNNCLFFLSFLSVNKRKVKKAYVNFNHCIGTRLEMEQLLRLDVRTHLDDVMKDKGEILIDYFLSKNRHMIHSFELISNLYFLYENRSRRLLLFIYFLILKFEKEGSTLRFALGEEEAMVLLARVFRTPLWNDYTCVVNVQCSSFPLVGVSPEQGHQGDAEVNPDGGKTEEGISLYFLKKKCTFRINKDYLYREDFLLFFLKMSVSKWNFIIRSDIYTVMHVNCSNRDGHTTVAQVSGGEKYVNLILTIKRMAFIISNVNVCIENKGKNLNNSLFIMDYLFGVIDRVGLTDHPMAGCSNDCDRLFVLVKVAFLFYFVSFYLFPCLLSKRRGSLHPEGGAIDVGENRRDREEVTGVLAAVKQGEADLQVDAAIGREHMYYDHSEDATVDVATFVEFVKETLSKSGNKEEEPQLDKFAYVMPHSHMACRYFDILFEQGVMYTCSVNEDLQQMTSVNLEYNLSTHVEFQNMLTKIESSITIVSFNSIVDVPVRGIIKLLAITIFKMSLNRNILYARLVNNSDCFPNEYLYDLNFFFFFHHFVSWLIQKVWSLSDGPFSQRSYYSISFLIDILMCAYCIMEEVAKTMEMTFCRGATGDAANEADKANEADNPDGPHMMGEPPLAAAKRSLQKLNERLRCTLNEMPQKDKRYLFPRVKLLVEKYL, from the exons atgggtgtCCTAAAACTGAAAAGTGACAAGAAGAAGAGGGAAAAGGCGAAGGAAACCAAAATAGATTATgcaaaatgtttaaaaagaacaaaaattaaggagaaaataattcggAAGGACACCGAAGACGAATTCGACCTCTCGATATTCGCCAAAACAGATCATGCATCGAATAAAATACGACAGCTGAATTATGCCAAACTAGTTAAAGCCataaggaaaaacaaaaatttaattgcaaatcatgtgcaaaaaattttggagatTTACGGAAAGGGCATTATAGATGACGATGAAAATGTCCGTAATTATTcctccaaaatattttaccatttgGTGAATAGCCATATCGATTTTGATGTCTTCCACAGCAAGATTAAAACTTGCTTGTTTCACTCGCTGAAGATAGGAAGAGTCCCTCTAAAGGTGCTAAACCTGGAGCTATGTCACAGCTTCTTTTTTACGAAGATTCACTACTGCCATAAGTTTTTCTATGAATTTTTGAGCAACATTTTGGGCTGCTTCGTTTCGCTGCCGATTGAGAAGCAGGTCACAACGGTGAAgtatttcttcctcttgtTCAAGCACAAAGGGAGATTCAAGCGGGGTGGGAGGAACCTCCCCAGTGGGGTGAAGCAACAAGGGAGAAGTGGTTCCGTGGAAGAAACATCCATTGACATAGCAGAGGAGGGGGGTCCTCTCCATGGAGAAGAAATCCCTGATGACGAATCAAGGGGAGACCCGGACAATTGCTACGAATTCATAATCCGCACGAACAAGCGAAACAGCTGTAACGACCCCTTCCTGCTGAAGAAGGAGACAAAAACGAGCATCCCGGTGGCaaccaaaatggagatttACACAAAACTACTGAAATGTCTGTACAACTTTATGGATGAAGTGGTATACAATTCGATCAACGTAGATTTGATTCACCTCTACACGAAGATTTTAAAAGTAATAACATTTatcatgaagaagaaaaaaacaattttgaaacAAGAAATGATGATcctaattaataattttctgcACAGAGCAATGGGGGTGATTAACGAACATGCAGCTGAGTTAAGTAGCTGCAAAAAGGTGCTGAACATGATTTACTACTTCTTCCTGTTGGTTTTATCACTGTGTGGAAAAGAGATGAATAATTTTGAGGATGCCAATAGGAAGGTTCCAATAAACTACGTAGGGTTAGTAAAGTATTGTCTCTCCATTTACTTTTATGCCCTATTACGATGTGAATTTTTTACCGTAGAAAATCCGGAGCAGCAAAGAAGCGGAGGTGCCCCAAACGGGGatgtaaaaagggggaatgaTTCATTTCATCACAGTGAAGGGAGAAGTCACACGGAAGTAAGCACTCATGTAGTCAACAATTTTTGTGatgggaagaggaagaaggggacacaaaaaaacatgGAGAAGTATGCAAGGAAATACTTTCACCTGTTAGTCTGTCTGTACGAAATGTTTATTCATCGAAAGGATAAGAAAACTGTGTGGCAAGATGGAGCATCCCATGAGGGAAAAGCAAGCGGGAAAAACACCGACCAGAGGGAGAAAAGCAACAACAGTAATATTGCTTATAGCAATGCCGAAAGGATAATCAAattggtggaaaaaaaagtacacatgTATGAGAATGGTAGAGAGGTTAGAGTTCTATGTGGACTcgtgttaaaatatttaagcaACTTTTCGCAAAGCAGTATCGACCAGATGGATCAATTTTGCTACTTTGTAATTATCCTTGCGCAACAGGCAAATGGGGGGGTGAATCAACCCGATTATGGAGTACCACATGTGGGGGAAAGACTCTCCACTTTTCAAGAGGAAAACACCCAACAGAATAGCTACCAGTGGAGGAGTGCGGATCACTTGGATGAGGGAGGCTCCCAAAACAGGAGGTCATCATTTCCATTCTTAACCACCCCTTTCATGTTCGTACTTTTAGCAGACTGTGAGTGCTTCATAAATAATAACTTCTTCGACACGTTTTTCGAAACGTTTAACGAAGAAGAGAGGAGTAGAACAATGGAAGCGATTTCGTTTGTGCAGAATGGAGGAAGTACGATCAACATAGTTACGAGACAGACTTTTGATTGTTTTgttggaaaattattttccattttgtacagTTATAATAAcgccatttttgtgaataactgcctttttttcctttccttcctaAGTGTAAATAAGcggaaggtgaagaaggcgTACGTGAATTTTAACCATTGCATTGGCACCAGGCTGGAAATGGAACAGCTGCTTCGCCTCGATGTAAGGACCCACTTGGATGATGTGATGAAGGATAAGGGAGAGATACTGATTGATTactttttaagcaaaaatagACACATGATCCACTCCTTTGAGCTAATTTCTAatctgtattttttgtacGAAAATAGAAGTAGAAGGTTACtcttgttcatttattttttgattttaaaatttgagaAGGAGGGGAGTACCTTGCGCTTCGCcttgggggaggaagaagccatGGTTCTTCTGGCCCGGGTTTTTCGTACCCCTCTTTGGAATGACTACACATGCGTAGTAAACGTTCAGTGTAGCAGCTTCCCTTTGGTTGGTGTCTCCCCCGAACAGGGTCACCAGGGCGATGCGGAGGTTAACCCAGATGGGGGGAAGACAGAAGAAGGGAtttctctttattttctcaaaaaaaaatgcacatttaGGATAAACAAGGATTATCTATATAGGGAagattttttacttttctttCTCAAGATGAGCGTATCCAAGTGGAATTTTATTATCCGAAGTGACATATACACAGTTATGCATGTGAACTGTTCAAACCGAGATGGACATACAACCGTTGCGCAGGTCTCAGGTGGAGAGAAATATGTCAACCTCATTTTGACTATAAAACGAATGGCATTCATCATTTCTAATGTTAACGTATGTATTGAGAATAAGGGAAAGAATTTGAATAACTCCCTTTTCATAATGGATTACTTATTTGGGGTAATCGATCGGGTTGGGTTGACTGATCACCCCATGGCAGGGTGCTCAAACGATTGCGATAGATTATTCGTACTAGTTAAAGTGgcttttctgttttatttcgtatctttttatttgttcccaTGTTTGTTGTCCAAGAGGAGGGGAAGTTTGCATCCAGAGGGAGGAGCAATCGATGTGGGGGAGAACCGCAGGGATAGAGAAGAAGTTACTGGCGTTTTGGCTGCTGTCAAGCAGGGGGAAGCGGATTTACAAGTTGATGCAGCGATTGGACGGGAGCATATGTACTACGACCACAGTGAAGATGCGACGGTTGACGTGGCTACTTTTGTCGAGTTCGTGAAGGAGACCCTTTCCAAAAGTGGCAAcaaggaagaagaaccccAATTGGATAAGTTCGCATATGTGATGCCGCACTCCCACATGGCCTGTAGATATTTTGACATCCTATTTGAGCAGGGcgttatgtacacatgcagCGTTAATGAGGACCTTCAACAAATGACAAGCGTGAACTTGGAATATAATCTGAGCACCCACGTAGAATTTCAAAATATGCTCACAAAAATTGAGAGCAGCATAACCATCGTCAGTTTCAACAGCATAGTAGATGTACCTGTAAGGGGAATCATCAAATTGCTGGCAatcaccatttttaaaatgtcacTCAACAGGAACATTTTGTATGCTCGGTTGGTTAACAATTCGGACTGCTTTCCGAATGAGTACCTTTACGATTtaaactttttcttttttttccatcatttcGTGTCATGGTTGATTCAAAAAGTGTGGAGCTTATCTGATGGTCCCTTCTCCCAGCGGAGTTACTACTCCATCTCG TTCTTAATAGATATCCTTATGTGCGCGTACTGCATCATGGAGGAGGTCGCGAAGACGATGGAGATGACATTCTGTCGGGGCGCGACAGGAGATGCGGCAAATGAGGCAGATAAGGCAAATGAGGCAGATAATCCAGATGGCCCACATATGATGGGCGAACCCCCACTTGCAGCAGCAAAAAGGAGCCTGCAAAAACTGAATGAACGGCTGAGGTGCACACTGAACGAAATGCCGCAAAAGGATAAGAGATACCTTTTCCCGCGAGTCAAGTTGCTAGTAGAAAAGTATCTCTAA
- a CDS encoding exonuclease I (putative), with product MGITNLLPFLKPIAKNTHISKYKNEVIGVDIMCWIHRGLISCAYDVVTDNYNDSYLSFIEKMLECINHYNIKVVFVFDGEELPEKKAENLIRKDRREKAKKEAQEIIKSVANPRSDERVLKKCIQAISVSKDIINTVIHFCKKKNIDYIISPFEADAQLSYLCRMGYISCAISEDSDLLVYGCPRVLYKLKSTGECDEISLMPIDDLIDVNVINKIRNPLSDSFNEFYITPMKESRKDAEGGYSGGEEHNVSDWEQNNASDWEQNNVSDWEQNNVSDWEKNNVSDLAERPPTRSQRRTRHRAAAKRIPEQKKKSYRKVMKEYLDHFYWPEELDKLKHFSIDMFLAMCILSGCDYTNDFHITGMGIKTAFSLISQYKTIENIFSFLISHDRWKRKIPPNLNTLEKLLSKYEEIKNAFLHHQVYDFILCQNIPINQSFNSALKKNENKLLINKIRDFSLIYDNSKRRGNCLNVYSEDLSSGASEGGSNLLPHGSGSSERCTERSTRGEEKVDIAKQHYPKDMLKGNASPESPSKRSPVPPKQTAIKEHPYLDKPNNFENIFKNLTSECLEYLEISPELFRNCHEGQNDLKKQKGTRHEGAGGHPLGRDYVESAQEGSHGSSGWISGWQSGKENYVACHPGEYRPNVIAKQESPKGDTQTRSPLYPRGTIQTANLWSPMQCTKLSKIGDSPRSNSCAYGREYTNDEDEEGVLRNQNDSKDTVQPSEPPAYNSRNDLPRGKEKTKLSKRKGNHVDSVNFKKTKRSVASSPHTGDQTWSNLLDEKEPDCSKRSGQNHPGEILENTKWISQSGDNCQGVARLKRCTAHGIDTNIQEDATKGNPQKQQKEEEAEGEEGEVTNQTGGMNRKKSARVMYQNMKSSFLLFKTLDGETNNQMGSSTTELKRNSTQEKVECAHVREIQGRSKAERPDEEGGSSVETDIWDRKDEMRSDAQGKTISKPIAEQTSDVKNEIYQTYFKSERSDHPSDVFSPCKSKSSAVNENRRNQLRITNFFKKSERKIPNLEGNKGGNNNTFPLSQPTNGSPSGNGKYSLSINNSESANKEQRRINSPNELGIYERRMDGIMTKYRHRFSLQRNTEQQGVELPYGGQEVHDQDAHETDIHEKDAPKTDTHDEYVFLKNLHNCGLIKDPNRKESPKWVVKGGQTWDDGVSRGDRADQGEVRQSDHHNDHPNGHHSDHHNDHPNGHHSDHQNDRPNDHHSDHHNDRPNDHSMDHPYDHHDRPVLGDAPHADRPAEKKEKQKEINLEYILQNLNYNYHPRSHKINTFDYFKEKENLPPPNPYQTYQNCIFKNATLNAK from the exons ATGGGAATCACGAACCTGCTGCCCTTCCTAAAACCGATCGCCAAGAACACACACATAAGcaagtacaaaaatgaagtgatAGGAGTTGACATCATGTGCTGGATCCACAGGGGTCTCATCAGTTGTGCATACGATGTAGTCACGGATAACTACAATGACAGCTACTTGAGCTTCATCGAAAAAATGCTGGAATGTATTAATCACTACAATATAAAGGTAGTCTTCGTTTTCGACGGAGAGGAGttaccagaaaaaaaagcagaaaatttAATCAGGAAAGACAGGagagaaaaagcaaagaaggaAGCACAAGAAATCATAAAATCCGTAGCAAACCCAAGATCAGACGAGAGGGTCctcaaaaaatgcatacaaGCTATAAGTGTTTCCAAAGACATTATAAACACCGTgatccatttttgtaaaaaaaaaaatatagattaTATTATATCTCCTTTTGAAGCAGATGCTCAGTTGTCTTACCTTTGCAGAATGGGATACATTTCTTGTGCCATAAGTGAAGACAGTGATTTGCTAGTGTATGGCTGCCCTCGCGTCTTGTACAAACTGAAAAGCACAGGAGAGTGCGATGAAATAAGCTTGATGCCCATTGATGATCTGATCGACGTAAACgtgattaataaaattaggaACCCCCTCTCGGATTCGTTTAACGAGTTTTACATCACCCCGATGAAGGAGAGTCGGAAGGATGCAGAGGGGGGGTACTCAGGTGGGGAAGAACATAACGTGTCAGATTGGGAACAGAATAACGCATCAGATTGGGAACAAAATAACGTGTCCGATTGGGAACAAAATAACGTGTCCGATTGGGAAAAGAACAACGTGTCCGATTTGGCCGAACGCCCCCCTACGCGCTCGCAACGACGGACGCGCCACCGTGCCGCGGCAAAACGGATCCctgagcagaaaaaaaaaagctaccgCAAAGTGATGAAGGAGTACCTGGACCACTTCTACTGGCCAGAAGAATTAGACAAGCTAAAGCATTTCAGCATAGATATGTTCCTGGCGATGTGTATACTAAGTGGCTGTGACTACACAAACGATTTTCACATCACAGGAATGGGAATCAAAACTGCCTTCAGTTTAATCAGCCAATACAAAACtatcgaaaatattttctcattCCTCATTTCACATGATAGATGGAAGCGTAAAATACCGCCCAATTTAAACACCCTAGAAAAGCTGCTCAgtaaatatgaagaaattaaaaatgcctTCTTACATCACCAAGTGTATGATTTTATTCTGTGCCAGAATATCCCAATCAATCAGTCCTTCAATAGTGCactaaagaaaaatgaaaataaactcctcattaataaaatacgTGACTTTTCCCTCATATATGACAACAGCAAGAGGAGGGGAAATTGCCTGAACGTATACTCGGAGGACCTCTCCAGTGGTGCCAgcgaggggggaagcaacTTACTTCCTCATGGGAGCGGCAGTTCGGAGAGATGCACCGAAAGGAGTACAAgaggtgaagaaaaggtAGATATCGCAAAGCAACACTACCCCAAGGACATGCTCAAAGGAAATGCTTCTCCAGAATCACCCAGCAAGAGATCCCCAGTTCCACCAAAACAAACTGCCATAAAGGAACATCCCTACTTAGACAAACCGAACaatttcgaaaatatttttaaaaatttaacatccGAATGTTTAGAATATTTGGAGATATCCCCCGAACTGTTCAGGAATTGTCACGAGGGGCAAAATGAtctgaagaagcagaagggaaCACGCCACGAGGGGGCGGGGGGACACCCTCTTGGCAGAGACTATGTGGAGAGTGCTCAAGAGGGTTCCCATGGGTCAAGCGGTTGGATAAGTGGCTGGCAAAGCGGTAAGGAAAATTACGTAGCATGCCACCCCGGAGAGTACCGCCCAAACGTAATAGCCAAACAGGAATCGCCCAAAGGAGACACGCAGACCCGCTCTCCCCTGTACCCAAGAGGAACCATCCAGACGGCCAATTTGTGGTCCCCCATGCAATGCACCAAATTGAGCAAAATTGGTGATTCCCCCCGTAGTAACAGCTGCGCGTACGGAAGGGAGTACACGAACGATGAGGATGAGGAAGGAGTGCTGAGAAATCAAAACGATTCAAAAGATACAGTCCAGCCTAGCGAGCCCCCCGCATACAACTCCAGAAATGATCTACCtagaggaaaggaaaaaacaaaattgagcAAGCGGAAGGGGAACCACGTCGACTCAGttaattttaagaaaacgaaaaggagcGTCGCATCCTCCCCGCACACAGGTGACCAAACGTGGAGCAACTTGTTGGACGAAAAGGAACCCGATTGCAGTAAACGATCGGGCCAAAATCATCCTGGCGAGATTCTCGAAAACACAAAGTGGATATCGCAATCAGGTGACAACTGTCAAGGGGTGGCTCGCCTTAAAAGATGCACCGCGCACGGGATCGACACGAACATTCAGGAGGATGCAACAAAGGGGAATCcgcagaagcagcagaaagaagaagaagcagaaggagaagaaggagaagtcaCCAACCAAACTGGAGGAATGAACAGAAAGAAAAGCGCAAGAGTTATGTACCAAAATATGAAGAGCAGCTTCCTTCTATTCAAAACGTTGGATGGGGAGACAAACAACCAAATGGGATCTTCAACGACAGAATTGAAACGTAACTCCACACAAGAGAAGGTGGAATGTGCACACGTGAGGGAGATTCAAGGGAGGAGTAAGGCCGAGCGGCCTGATGAAGAAGGAGGGAGTTCCGTGGAAACCGACATTTGGGACCGGAAGGACGAAATGAGAAGCGACGCGCAGGGAAAAACAATCAGCAAACCGATCGCCGAACAGACCAGCGACgtgaaaaacgaaatataCCAAACGTACTTCAAATCGGAAAGGAGCGACCACCCCTCAGACGTTTTCTCCCCATGCAAAAGTAAATCCTCCGCGGTGAACGAAAATCGCAGGAACCAATTGAGGATAACcaactttttcaaaaagtCGGAACGAAAAATCCCCAACTTGGAAGGCAACAAGGGGGGTAATAATAACACCTTTCCGTTGAGCCAACCCACAAATGGTTCCCCGAGTGGCAATGGAAAGTACTCCCTTTCAATTAACAACTCGGAATCAGCGAATAAAGAACAGCGGCGAATAAACTCCCCAAACGAATTAGGCATATATGAGAGACGAATGGATGGGATAATGACCAAGTATAGGCATAGGTTCTCTCTACAGAGAAACACAGAACAACAAGGAGTGGAGCTTCCGTACGGGGGCCAAGAGGTCCATGACCAAGACGCCCACGAAACAGACATCCACGAAAAAGACGCCCCCAAAACAGACACCCATGACGAATATGTGTTCCTGAAAAATCTGCACAACTGCGGATTGATAAAAGATCCGAACAGAAAGGAGTCCCCAAAATGGGTCGTCAAAGGTGGCCAGACCTGGGACGATGGTGTGAGCAGAGGGGATAGAGCCGACCAGGGCGAGGTTCGCCAGAGTGATCACCATAATGATCATCCTAACGGTCACCACAGTGATCACCATAATGATCACCCTAACGGTCACCACAGTGATCACCAAAATGACCGCCCGAACGATCACCACAGTGATCACCATAATGACCGCCCTAACGATCACTCTATGGATCACCCTTACGATCACCATGATCGGCCCGTCCTCGGAGACGCTCCCCACGCCGACCGCCCAGccgagaaaaaggaaaagcaaaaagaaattaaccTGGAGTATATCCTTCAAAACCTCAACTACAACTACCACCCGCGCAGCCACAAAATCAACACCTTTGACTACTtcaaggagaaggaaaaccTACCCCCCCCTAACCCCTAC cAAACATACCAAAACTGCATCTTTAAAAACGCAACCCTAAAtgctaaataa
- a CDS encoding mago nashi domain containing protein (putative) — protein sequence MSKRDRFSFRYYVGHEGKFGHEFLEFEFNSKGRLRYANNSNYKNDKIIRKEAYVSKSVLNELKRIIEESEICKETDKLWPAPDKIGKQELEIFLDGNEYYFTTSKIGSLSDVKQCDDPEGLRVFYYLVQDLKCFLFSLICLHFRIKPV from the exons ATGTCCAAGAGAGATAGATTTTCCTTTAGATACTa tGTTGGGCATGAAGGGAAATTCGGCCATGAGTTCCTCGAGTTTGAATTCAACTCCAAGGGGAGACTAAGATATGCCAACAACTccaattataaaaatgacaaaattatTAGGAAGGAGG cGTACGTGAGTAAGTCCGTACTGAACGAGCTAAAACGCATAATTGAAGAATCGGAGATTTGCAAAGAAACCGATAAGTTATGGCCTGCCCCGGATAAAATAGGAAAACAGGAGCTAGAAATTTTCTTAGATGGGaatgaatattattttacgACTTCTAAAATTGGATCACTTTCTGATGTGAAACAGTGCGACGACCCAGAGGGACTCAGAGTATTCTACTACCTCGTGCAGGATTTGAAGTGTTTCTTGTTCTCTCTCATTTGTTTGCACTTTAGG aTTAAGCCTGTGTGA